The DNA segment TTCTCTGTATGGGTGATGCCTGTTTCCGCTTTGTACAAAATATCATCGGCACGAGATTCCAAAGTCTCCAACTTGGTTTCAAATTCGGATATTAGGTTTTGGTATTTCATACATATGCCTCTCCATTTATTGGTTTTAACTTGTTTCCAATATTCCCATAAGCTCTAGGGTATAATTATCTGAAGTTTGTATATACGCATACTTTTCTTCCACAGAGGCACCCAATTTTCTTTTCTCGAAAGAGGCCGTCATGCCCAGGGCAATCTTTTTCATATTTAGGTCAAACGCTCTTTTAATAGTCTGATATAAAAGCTGTCTATAGGTATAAAACTCTTCTAAATATTCATAATCCATCCCTATAAAAGCTGGTACATACGTATGGTCGTTATTGTTGTAACAGAGCATCACCCCTATGATTTTTTCAGGGTGTGCCCTTTCACTTACGGTAATGAACTCCCAATTTGGATGTGCAGACATATTATCAAATAGTTTTTTTGGGAAAGCAAACATGTTCAGACCCAAATTATTCTGATGGACGTTATGATACAGTTCTTGGACCTGTTCCAATTGATCTGGGTTACAGGTTTTGAGTGTTTCAATATGCAGCAACGGTTCAATGGCCAGTATTTCTCTCCGTACATGCCGCCTGTTCCTAGAGGAAAGATTGGCTATAAACCCTTCAATATCTTTAAATCCATCCAAATCGATATCACAGGAATCTGGCATTTTGACCCGCACAAACCCCTGTCCTTGAAAATAAGTATGAAAATAGGTGTCAGCTTTAAAATCCCGGAGCACGGTCATTTTGGATTTATGATGTTGTTCCAATTGCTCCAAAGTTTGTATGAGTGCATTGAGTGCATCCTGTTTCAAGGGGTGCTTTTTGTCAATGAACAGGTGGTCCCCTTCGGTAAAAAGCGACCCCATACTCAGTACCTTGGATGTTAAATAGTATGGATCGGTCTTTCTTTCACCCTCTATTGTTTTGGATAGACCGGCGCTGGCCAGCATATCATCCTTCCAATATGCCAAGGTCAAGAACGTAGCCAAAATGGGTCGTTGCTCTTGGTCATTGATAATTATATACCGGAAATCCCAATTATGTTCTTTTTTGCTATTGTGGCAAAAGGTCTGCTCTAAAAATTTTAGCCCTTCCCAATCAAAGACCCCATCTTTTCCCATAAGCTTGTCCCAAACAGCTTTATCGACCTTTGAGATGGTATCTTCCATGCGAAGGGTCAGTTTTGGGTTCCGTTTATCTTTGCCCGTTGCTTTGGTCTTTAAATTAAAAGCTTGGTAGACCCGGCGCGTATCCGTATGGGTATCTTCCAAGGCTTTCGGGAAATGATACTCCATGGCCTCCGCCAACCCCTTGATCTCCGCTTTTTGGTTGTGCCGGGAGATGGTTATCCTCACGCCCGTATTTTTCACCGGTACGGCAGGAAATATCCCCAAGTTCACATA comes from the Marixanthomonas ophiurae genome and includes:
- a CDS encoding aminotransferase class I/II-fold pyridoxal phosphate-dependent enzyme; this translates as MAKIKHNNFLDTVNEVFTDAMQEGVLHLYAEGTEFSGRTIEVKNKKLFHFGTTGYLGLEQDPRLKDAAISAIKKFGTQFPLSKSYISNPLYRQLEERVTEMYNCPVIITKNSTLGHLGVIPSAVKDQDAIILDHQVHWSVQSAAKVLKNRSVPIDMIRHNNINMLEDKIKSLSNTRKRIWYMADGIYSMYGDFAPIQDLKSLSLKYPQLHLYYDDVHGMSWVGKNGTGYVLSELKELSENILLFGTLSKTFGASGAVLVCSNKKMYKEIKTFGGPLTFSAQLEPASVAAATASAEIHLTDEICELQKELRERIGYFNDLLEQTDLPLVDKNTSPVFYIGTGMPKTGYNFVNRLMKEGFYVNLGIFPAVPVKNTGVRITISRHNQKAEIKGLAEAMEYHFPKALEDTHTDTRRVYQAFNLKTKATGKDKRNPKLTLRMEDTISKVDKAVWDKLMGKDGVFDWEGLKFLEQTFCHNSKKEHNWDFRYIIINDQEQRPILATFLTLAYWKDDMLASAGLSKTIEGERKTDPYYLTSKVLSMGSLFTEGDHLFIDKKHPLKQDALNALIQTLEQLEQHHKSKMTVLRDFKADTYFHTYFQGQGFVRVKMPDSCDIDLDGFKDIEGFIANLSSRNRRHVRREILAIEPLLHIETLKTCNPDQLEQVQELYHNVHQNNLGLNMFAFPKKLFDNMSAHPNWEFITVSERAHPEKIIGVMLCYNNNDHTYVPAFIGMDYEYLEEFYTYRQLLYQTIKRAFDLNMKKIALGMTASFEKRKLGASVEEKYAYIQTSDNYTLELMGILETS